The following are from one region of the Trichoplusia ni isolate ovarian cell line Hi5 chromosome 1, tn1, whole genome shotgun sequence genome:
- the LOC113491751 gene encoding skin secretory protein xP2-like isoform X1, which produces MARAMGKTLCIITLVTLCAFLGADAHTCYVCRGCATVTDSQKTTCVAPTTVTPTSAPTTAPTAAPTEAPTAAPTAAPTAAPTAAPTAAPTEAPTAAPTAAPTAAPTEAPTAAPTAAPTAAPTAAPTAAPTEAPTAAPTAAPTAAPTAAPTAAPTEAPTAAPTAAPTEAPTAAPTAAPTAAPTAAPTAAPTEAPTAAPTAAPTAAPTAAPTAAPTAAPTAAPTEAPTAAPTAAPTAAPTAAPTAAPTANYMGALNEYPSNELFRGKRSIMQIRADPQPQCLVAVVEVNGAESVIRDCYFPPATEPSDPKERCRDAVGGSDAIKSCRVCVEDACNASAKTTGTIALVIVSIISALRFYSVE; this is translated from the exons ATGGCGAGAGCAATGGGGAAGACTTTGTGTATTATCACTCTAGTGACTTTGTGTGCTTTCCTTGGAG CGGATGCCCATACTTGTTACGTGTGTAGAGGTTGTGCTACTGTAACCGATTCGCAAAAAACGACATGCGTGGCCCCCACCACAGTAACCCCAACCTCCGCACCAACCACCGCTCCAACTGCTGCTCCCACTGAAGCCCCTACTGCGGCACCAACTGCGGCCCCCACTGCCGCTCCTACTGCCGCTCCCACAGCTGCTCCCACTGAAGCTCCTACTGCGGCACCTACTGCGGCACCTACTGCGGCCCCCACTGAAGCCCCTACTGCGGCACCAACTGCGGCCCCCACTGCCGCCCCCACTGCCGCTCCCACAGCTGCTCCCACTGAAGCCCCTACTGCGGCACCAACTGCGGCCCCCACTGCCGCTCCTACTGCCGCTCCCACAGCTGCTCCCACTGAAGCCCCTACTGCGGCACCTACTGCGGCCCCCACTGAAGCCCCTACTGCGGCACCAACTGCGGCCCCCACTGCCGCCCCCACTGCCGCTCCCACAGCTGCTCCCACTGAAGCCCCTACTGCGGCACCAACTGCGGCACCTACTGCGGCCCCTACTGCCGCTCCTACTGCAGCTCCCACAGCTGCTCCCACAGCTGCTCCCACTGAAGCCCCTACTGCGGCACCAACTGCGGCACCTACTGCGGCCCCAACTGCCGCCCCTACCGCGGCTCCAACCGCAAATTACATGGGGGCGTTAAACGAATACCCTAGTAATGAG TTGTTCCGTGGAAAACGATCTATAATGCAGATAAGAGCAGACCCTCAGCCTCAGTGTCTCGTGGCAGTAGTCGAAG tTAATGGAGCGGAGAGCGTCATTCGTGATTGCTACTTCCCACCTGCAACGGAGCCCTCGGACCCAAAGGAACGATGCCGCGATGCTGTTGGCGGTTCAGACGCCATCAAAAGCTGTCGAGTATGTGTTGAAGATGCATGCAATGCCTCTGCAAAGACAACGGGTACAATCGCATTAGTCATTGTATCTATTATATCCGCCTTACGTTTCTATTCTGTAGAGTAG
- the LOC113491751 gene encoding mucin-1-like isoform X2, producing MARAMGKTLCIITLVTLCAFLGADAHTCYVCRGCATVTDSQKTTCVAPTTVTPTAAPTAAPTAAPTEAPTAAPTAAPTAAPTAAPTAAPTEAPTAAPTAAPTEAPTAAPTAAPTAAPTAAPTAAPTEAPTAAPTAAPTAAPTAAPTAAPTAAPTAAPTEAPTAAPTAAPTAAPTAAPTAAPTANYMGALNEYPSNELFRGKRSIMQIRADPQPQCLVAVVEVNGAESVIRDCYFPPATEPSDPKERCRDAVGGSDAIKSCRVCVEDACNASAKTTGTIALVIVSIISALRFYSVE from the exons ATGGCGAGAGCAATGGGGAAGACTTTGTGTATTATCACTCTAGTGACTTTGTGTGCTTTCCTTGGAG CGGATGCCCATACTTGTTACGTGTGTAGAGGTTGTGCTACTGTAACCGATTCGCAAAAAACGACATGCGTGGCCCCCACCACAGTAACCCCA ACTGCCGCCCCCACTGCCGCTCCCACAGCTGCTCCCACTGAAGCCCCTACTGCGGCACCAACTGCGGCCCCCACTGCCGCTCCTACTGCCGCTCCCACAGCTGCTCCCACTGAAGCCCCTACTGCGGCACCTACTGCGGCCCCCACTGAAGCCCCTACTGCGGCACCAACTGCGGCCCCCACTGCCGCCCCCACTGCCGCTCCCACAGCTGCTCCCACTGAAGCCCCTACTGCGGCACCAACTGCGGCACCTACTGCGGCCCCTACTGCCGCTCCTACTGCAGCTCCCACAGCTGCTCCCACAGCTGCTCCCACTGAAGCCCCTACTGCGGCACCAACTGCGGCACCTACTGCGGCCCCAACTGCCGCCCCTACCGCGGCTCCAACCGCAAATTACATGGGGGCGTTAAACGAATACCCTAGTAATGAG TTGTTCCGTGGAAAACGATCTATAATGCAGATAAGAGCAGACCCTCAGCCTCAGTGTCTCGTGGCAGTAGTCGAAG tTAATGGAGCGGAGAGCGTCATTCGTGATTGCTACTTCCCACCTGCAACGGAGCCCTCGGACCCAAAGGAACGATGCCGCGATGCTGTTGGCGGTTCAGACGCCATCAAAAGCTGTCGAGTATGTGTTGAAGATGCATGCAATGCCTCTGCAAAGACAACGGGTACAATCGCATTAGTCATTGTATCTATTATATCCGCCTTACGTTTCTATTCTGTAGAGTAG
- the LOC113491783 gene encoding uncharacterized protein LOC113491783 isoform X1 — MSKLPVIVFAVITVASVKCLAEHLEAPDARPSRTDEVGNFEPEPEELERSASPQVYAAVNSRPRPGVYATPNKIQLVECYACTDCPTILQNTTTKYCPYTNDYSRISKCVVYAEKYIQSDRPLYIRGCASERGTCSEITRGHEHNEKLVKLLSCVDCDGDRCNTNGVHRSIPDLTTAILVVVISPLIYKYALS, encoded by the exons ATGTCTAAACTGCCTGTAATTGTTTTCGCAGTAATCACTGTTGCTAGTGTCAAGTGTTTGGCGGAACATTTAG AAGCTCCTGATGCTCGTCCAAGCAGAACAGACGAAGTTGGTAATTTTGAACCGGAGCCCGAAGAGCTAGAACGATCAGCTTCGCCCCAAGTGTATGCAGCGGTCAATAGCAGACCGAGACCGGGCGTTTACGCAACACCCAACAAAATTCAATTAGTAGAATGCTACGCATGTACAGACTGTCCTACAATACTCCAAAACACAACCACCAAGTACTGTCCATACACCAACGATTATTCAAGAATCAGCAAATGTGTTGTTTACGCTGAAAAGTATATAC AATCCGACCGGCCCTTGTACATCCGTGGCTGCGCTTCAGAACGAGGAACATGCTCAGAAATCACACGGGGCCACGAACATAACGAGAAACTAGTCAAACTACTATCCTGTGTCGACTGCGATGGGGACAGATGCAATACCAACGGCGTACATCGATCAATACCCGATCTCACCACCGCGATACTAGTCGTAGTAATTTCTCCTCTGATTTACAAATACGCACTTTCGTAA
- the LOC113491783 gene encoding uncharacterized protein LOC113491783 isoform X2: protein MSKLPVIVFAVITVASVKCLAEHLAPDARPSRTDEVGNFEPEPEELERSASPQVYAAVNSRPRPGVYATPNKIQLVECYACTDCPTILQNTTTKYCPYTNDYSRISKCVVYAEKYIQSDRPLYIRGCASERGTCSEITRGHEHNEKLVKLLSCVDCDGDRCNTNGVHRSIPDLTTAILVVVISPLIYKYALS, encoded by the exons ATGTCTAAACTGCCTGTAATTGTTTTCGCAGTAATCACTGTTGCTAGTGTCAAGTGTTTGGCGGAACATTTAG CTCCTGATGCTCGTCCAAGCAGAACAGACGAAGTTGGTAATTTTGAACCGGAGCCCGAAGAGCTAGAACGATCAGCTTCGCCCCAAGTGTATGCAGCGGTCAATAGCAGACCGAGACCGGGCGTTTACGCAACACCCAACAAAATTCAATTAGTAGAATGCTACGCATGTACAGACTGTCCTACAATACTCCAAAACACAACCACCAAGTACTGTCCATACACCAACGATTATTCAAGAATCAGCAAATGTGTTGTTTACGCTGAAAAGTATATAC AATCCGACCGGCCCTTGTACATCCGTGGCTGCGCTTCAGAACGAGGAACATGCTCAGAAATCACACGGGGCCACGAACATAACGAGAAACTAGTCAAACTACTATCCTGTGTCGACTGCGATGGGGACAGATGCAATACCAACGGCGTACATCGATCAATACCCGATCTCACCACCGCGATACTAGTCGTAGTAATTTCTCCTCTGATTTACAAATACGCACTTTCGTAA